A genomic segment from Geitlerinema sp. PCC 7407 encodes:
- a CDS encoding NAD(P)H-quinone oxidoreductase subunit F has translation MAQFLLQTVWLIPCYAITGAVTSALWSPALIRRTGPRPAGYVNVCMTFLAFLHSLSVFPLTWQQPAQQLSLPWLQVAGLDLSFPVEISSVTVGASLVVTGLNLLGQIYAIGYMEMDWGWSRFFALLALFEAGMCSLAFCNSLFFTYIFLEVLTLGTYLIVGTWFNQSLVVTGARDAFLTKRIGDLFLLMGVLAIYPLAGTWNFDELAQWAETAQLDPAVATLVGLALLAGPIGKCAQLPLHLWLDEAMEGPVPSTILRNSVVVATGAWVLIKLQPVIALSPVVLTAMVVIGSVTAVGGTLIAIAQIDVKRSLSYSVSAYMGLVFVAVGTGHTDAALMLILSHALAQALLVMSTGSIVLNSITQDLTQLGGLWSRRPISGLCCLAGIAGLIGLPPLGGFWALLKLADGLWESRPELVAILLVVNGLTGFSLVREFGLIFAGSPKPMTERSPENFWLISLPMMVMMGMTLHLPLILQSLSLLPSWATLNKEAALLLLVSSLLGSGLGAVVYVGQSIPKPIQLPWRRLQSFFAYDLYTPQLYRSSIVFFVDRASRLTDWFDRQVIDGMVNLVGLASLFSGEALKYSNTGQGQFYILTIAFGMAAIALTMSWSFFLH, from the coding sequence ATGGCTCAATTTCTGCTGCAAACCGTTTGGCTGATTCCCTGCTACGCGATCACCGGAGCAGTGACGTCCGCTCTGTGGTCACCAGCCTTGATTCGGCGTACAGGGCCTCGTCCTGCAGGCTACGTCAATGTCTGCATGACTTTTCTCGCATTTCTTCACAGCTTGAGCGTTTTCCCCCTGACTTGGCAGCAGCCAGCTCAGCAGCTCTCGCTTCCGTGGCTGCAGGTGGCCGGGCTAGATTTATCGTTTCCAGTCGAAATTTCTAGCGTGACCGTCGGCGCCAGCCTGGTCGTGACAGGCCTCAATTTGCTGGGGCAAATTTACGCGATCGGCTATATGGAAATGGACTGGGGCTGGTCGCGTTTCTTTGCGCTGCTGGCTTTGTTCGAGGCGGGAATGTGCAGTTTGGCTTTCTGCAACTCGCTCTTTTTCACCTATATCTTCCTAGAAGTTCTGACCCTGGGAACCTACTTGATTGTGGGTACTTGGTTCAATCAATCCTTGGTAGTTACGGGCGCTCGGGACGCTTTTTTGACGAAGCGGATCGGCGACTTGTTCTTGCTGATGGGTGTGCTGGCGATCTATCCGCTGGCTGGCACTTGGAACTTTGACGAGCTGGCGCAGTGGGCGGAGACGGCTCAGCTCGATCCGGCGGTTGCGACGCTGGTAGGGCTGGCTCTGCTAGCAGGTCCGATCGGCAAGTGCGCTCAGCTGCCGCTGCACCTATGGCTGGACGAGGCGATGGAAGGCCCTGTTCCCAGCACGATTTTGCGTAACTCGGTGGTGGTGGCGACGGGGGCTTGGGTGCTGATCAAGCTCCAGCCTGTGATAGCGCTTTCGCCGGTTGTGCTGACGGCAATGGTTGTGATCGGCAGTGTGACGGCGGTCGGGGGCACGCTAATTGCGATCGCCCAGATTGACGTCAAGCGCTCCTTGTCCTACTCGGTCAGTGCCTACATGGGCCTGGTTTTTGTGGCGGTGGGCACGGGGCACACCGATGCGGCGCTGATGCTGATTCTCAGCCACGCGCTGGCCCAAGCGCTGCTGGTCATGAGCACGGGTTCGATCGTGCTCAACAGCATTACCCAAGATCTGACCCAGCTGGGTGGTCTGTGGAGTCGTCGTCCGATTTCGGGTTTGTGCTGTCTGGCTGGCATTGCGGGCTTGATTGGCCTGCCGCCGCTGGGTGGTTTTTGGGCGCTGCTGAAGCTGGCCGATGGTCTTTGGGAGAGTCGCCCAGAGCTAGTTGCCATTTTGCTGGTGGTCAATGGTCTGACCGGATTTAGCTTGGTGCGGGAGTTTGGCCTGATTTTTGCGGGTTCTCCCAAGCCGATGACGGAGCGATCGCCCGAAAATTTCTGGCTGATCTCGCTACCGATGATGGTCATGATGGGAATGACGCTGCATTTACCTTTGATTTTGCAGAGTCTGTCCCTGCTACCGAGCTGGGCAACGCTCAACAAAGAAGCGGCGCTCCTGCTGCTGGTTTCGAGCCTGTTGGGCAGCGGTCTGGGAGCTGTGGTCTACGTCGGCCAGAGCATTCCCAAGCCGATCCAGCTGCCATGGCGACGTCTGCAAAGCTTCTTTGCCTACGACCTCTATACGCCGCAGCTCTACCGATCCAGCATTGTGTTTTTTGTGGATCGGGCTTCTCGCCTGACCGATTGGTTCGATCGCCAAGTCATTGATGGCATGGTTAATCTGGTCGGTTTGGCGTCGCTCTTTAGCGGAGAGGCGCTCAAGTATAGCAACACCGGACAAGGACAGTTTTACATTCTGACAATTGCTTTTGGCATGGCGGCGATCGCCCTCACCATGAGCTGGTCATTCTTCTTGCACTAG
- a CDS encoding nuclease-related domain-containing protein produces MSLRNSIKGWIGETKGAIAQWAFLDSKVYTSLNNVTLQTNNGTTQIDHVIVSKYGIFVVESKNIEGWIFGNPKAAQWTVSKPGRKFQMQNPLRQNYRHVKAIVDFLKIEESKIHSVVMFWGKCQFKTEMPANVMNKGYATYIKSFDQQLFADDEVVSMVEALRSGALPKTWATRNAHIDSVKERLSSTTTCAKCGSPLTLRTARSGANVGKKFYGCTAYPKCRHIVPYTG; encoded by the coding sequence ATGTCCCTAAGAAATAGTATCAAAGGCTGGATTGGCGAAACGAAAGGGGCGATCGCTCAATGGGCTTTTCTCGACAGTAAAGTTTATACTTCTCTCAACAATGTGACGTTGCAAACAAACAATGGCACGACGCAGATCGATCACGTAATCGTTTCAAAATACGGAATCTTCGTCGTCGAATCCAAGAATATCGAAGGCTGGATCTTCGGTAACCCCAAAGCTGCCCAGTGGACCGTTTCCAAGCCGGGTCGCAAATTTCAGATGCAAAACCCATTGCGCCAAAACTACAGACATGTAAAAGCGATCGTCGATTTTCTCAAAATCGAAGAATCGAAAATTCACTCCGTCGTTATGTTCTGGGGAAAGTGTCAGTTCAAAACCGAAATGCCAGCCAACGTTATGAATAAAGGCTACGCAACCTATATCAAGAGCTTTGATCAGCAACTCTTTGCGGATGATGAAGTTGTCAGTATGGTTGAAGCCCTTCGCAGCGGCGCGCTTCCGAAGACGTGGGCAACACGAAACGCACATATTGACTCAGTCAAGGAACGTCTCTCCAGCACAACAACCTGTGCGAAATGTGGCAGCCCGCTGACCCTACGAACGGCCCGCAGCGGTGCGAATGTGGGTAAAAAATTTTATGGGTGTACGGCTTATCCTAAATGTCGCCACATTGTGCCCTATACAGGGTGA
- the ntcA gene encoding global nitrogen regulator NtcA, protein MVVTQDKPLAAVFRQISGGAFPPVVETFERGKTIFFPGDPAERVYFLLKGAVKLSRVYEAGEEITVALLRENSVFGVLSLITGHRSDRFYHAVAFTPVELLSVPIEQMEKALKEDPELSMVLLQGLSSRILQTEMMIETLAHRDMGSRLVSFLLILCRDFGVPSPEGITIDLKLSHQAIAEAIGSTRVTVTRLLGDLRQEEMIAIHKKKITVHNPVALSQQFT, encoded by the coding sequence ATGGTCGTGACGCAGGACAAACCGTTAGCAGCCGTTTTCCGCCAGATCAGTGGCGGTGCGTTTCCACCCGTTGTGGAAACCTTTGAGCGCGGCAAGACAATCTTTTTTCCTGGTGATCCCGCTGAGCGGGTCTACTTTCTCCTGAAAGGGGCCGTGAAGCTCTCGCGGGTCTACGAAGCCGGGGAAGAAATCACCGTTGCGCTACTGCGAGAAAACAGTGTTTTTGGCGTTTTGTCGCTGATTACGGGGCATCGCTCCGATCGCTTCTACCATGCGGTGGCCTTTACGCCGGTGGAGCTGCTGTCGGTGCCCATCGAGCAGATGGAGAAGGCCCTCAAGGAAGACCCAGAACTCTCGATGGTGCTGCTTCAGGGGCTCTCGTCGCGAATCCTGCAAACGGAGATGATGATCGAAACCCTAGCTCACCGGGATATGGGGTCTCGGCTGGTGAGCTTTTTGCTGATCTTGTGCCGGGACTTTGGGGTGCCGAGCCCCGAGGGCATCACGATCGACCTCAAGCTCTCCCACCAGGCGATCGCGGAGGCCATTGGCTCCACGCGGGTGACGGTGACCCGCCTGCTAGGCGATCTGCGCCAAGAAGAAATGATCGCGATCCACAAGAAAAAGATCACGGTGCACAACCCAGTCGCCCTGAGCCAGCAGTTTACCTAG
- a CDS encoding phospholipase D family protein, whose product MPKFLNTSATNYFLEELIKGAKDRLILISPFLKLNDRIKELLADKNRLKIDVRIVYGKSELQPEEIDWLKAMTYIRTSFCKNLYAKCYMNEELCIITSLNLYEFSQVNNNEMGVLIRRADDVELYKDTYEEAQRIIRISEEVRISLERLSSEPEGQPEAEEKTIGKLSTSKLAQKLGMKTVELTEKLVQAGFLETRNGKYFITATGKEAGGEFRMGSKFGPYFIWPENLQFPNNVLTLKPKLKSDN is encoded by the coding sequence ATGCCAAAGTTTCTGAATACCAGTGCTACCAACTACTTCCTTGAAGAGCTGATAAAGGGTGCGAAGGACCGCCTTATCTTGATTAGTCCCTTCTTGAAACTCAACGATCGCATTAAAGAGCTTCTCGCTGACAAGAACCGCCTGAAAATCGATGTGCGTATTGTCTATGGCAAAAGTGAGCTTCAGCCTGAAGAGATTGACTGGCTCAAGGCAATGACCTATATCCGCACAAGCTTCTGCAAAAATCTTTATGCCAAGTGCTATATGAATGAAGAGCTGTGCATTATTACGAGTCTTAATCTTTATGAATTTAGTCAGGTCAATAATAACGAAATGGGTGTGCTCATCCGTCGCGCCGACGATGTAGAACTCTACAAAGATACCTATGAGGAAGCACAACGCATTATTCGTATTAGCGAAGAGGTTCGAATCTCGCTGGAGCGTCTATCGAGTGAGCCTGAAGGCCAGCCTGAAGCTGAGGAAAAAACCATCGGTAAGCTGAGCACCTCGAAGCTTGCTCAAAAACTAGGAATGAAAACTGTCGAGCTGACTGAGAAGCTTGTGCAGGCTGGGTTCTTGGAGACCCGAAATGGCAAGTACTTTATAACTGCTACGGGTAAGGAAGCTGGTGGTGAGTTTCGCATGGGTTCAAAGTTTGGTCCGTACTTTATCTGGCCTGAAAATCTTCAGTTCCCAAATAACGTGCTGACTTTGAAGCCCAAGCTAAAGTCTGATAATTAG
- a CDS encoding cold shock and DUF1294 domain-containing protein, protein MKSGLRSGKLTKWNDGRGFGFIRPADGGEEVFLHISELKDATRRPRTDDTIYYYCVADSKGKIRASNAFILGARSKINTASTSSTNTARSSNALKLGSLILQTVLLSLIPVLAAAYYARTTGNAIPVLLYPGMSLATYVLYADDKSRAKRDDWRTSEKTLHICELAGGWIGGFLAQKILRHKSRKQSYQSVFWAIVVVHYFAWLFWLLVGKNL, encoded by the coding sequence ATGAAATCTGGTCTGCGCAGCGGAAAGCTCACAAAGTGGAATGATGGCCGTGGGTTCGGTTTTATTCGACCCGCTGACGGAGGCGAAGAAGTCTTTCTGCATATTTCCGAGCTGAAAGATGCGACTCGTCGACCGCGGACAGACGACACGATCTACTACTACTGCGTAGCTGACTCAAAAGGAAAAATTCGTGCTTCTAATGCATTCATTCTGGGAGCTAGAAGCAAAATAAATACTGCTTCGACCTCTTCAACAAATACTGCACGATCTTCTAACGCCCTTAAGCTGGGCTCTCTAATTCTTCAGACAGTTTTGCTGTCCTTGATTCCTGTGCTTGCTGCCGCCTACTACGCACGGACAACAGGAAACGCCATTCCGGTTCTCCTGTATCCTGGCATGAGCTTGGCGACCTATGTTTTATATGCTGACGATAAATCTCGAGCCAAACGAGACGATTGGCGAACTTCTGAAAAAACGCTGCATATCTGTGAACTTGCAGGCGGATGGATAGGAGGATTCCTCGCTCAGAAAATCTTGCGTCACAAAAGCCGAAAACAGTCTTATCAAAGTGTTTTCTGGGCGATCGTTGTAGTTCACTATTTTGCTTGGCTGTTCTGGCTGCTTGTGGGAAAAAATTTGTAG
- a CDS encoding HNH endonuclease: MNIDNSTQKHLTQVIRQAPNREWMEQYLDLIEEVIHIGRFENDDPRFVLSINSAKKFSVTINGRYVLSAFRKGRPLVGFTLPYGFEGLSELISRSEMPEFRSRQWKPHAGEVAEKCPYFLAFEGFPERLLTIKQKIAWKRAVLDEMERCDKSPYKRFHKPFLYELVIDLGFRKLSLDEIFYDDYSDEVNSKEIFQEGSVRQVLTKYYERNSKARQKCIDRYGTSCSVCDFNFGKSFGELGEGFIHVHHLRPIFEIAEEYEVDPIKDLRPVCPNCHAMIHRSSSPLSIEELKSRLIRFKAQTDT, from the coding sequence ATGAATATAGATAATTCTACTCAAAAACATCTGACACAAGTTATTAGGCAAGCCCCGAATCGAGAATGGATGGAGCAGTATCTTGATTTGATAGAAGAGGTAATTCACATAGGAAGATTTGAGAATGATGATCCCCGATTTGTGTTGTCTATAAATTCGGCTAAAAAATTCTCTGTAACCATTAATGGGAGATATGTTCTTTCTGCCTTTCGTAAAGGCAGACCGCTAGTAGGCTTCACTCTGCCCTACGGCTTTGAAGGTTTATCTGAATTAATATCTCGATCTGAGATGCCAGAATTTAGATCGCGACAGTGGAAACCTCATGCAGGAGAAGTTGCAGAAAAATGTCCTTACTTTTTGGCTTTTGAGGGCTTTCCAGAGAGGCTATTAACTATTAAGCAAAAAATTGCTTGGAAGCGAGCTGTTTTAGATGAAATGGAACGCTGTGACAAATCTCCTTATAAGCGTTTTCATAAGCCTTTTCTTTATGAATTAGTTATTGATTTGGGCTTTAGAAAATTGTCTCTTGACGAGATTTTTTATGATGACTATTCTGATGAAGTGAATTCAAAGGAGATTTTTCAAGAAGGATCAGTACGTCAAGTTCTGACAAAGTATTATGAGAGAAATTCAAAAGCACGCCAAAAATGTATTGATCGTTACGGTACGAGTTGCTCAGTTTGTGACTTTAACTTCGGCAAGTCTTTTGGTGAACTAGGCGAAGGCTTTATCCATGTTCACCATTTACGCCCTATTTTTGAAATAGCTGAAGAGTATGAGGTTGATCCCATAAAAGATTTGCGCCCAGTTTGTCCCAACTGTCACGCAATGATTCATCGTTCTTCCTCACCGCTAAGTATTGAAGAACTTAAGTCACGATTAATTCGCTTCAAGGCCCAAACTGATACTTGA
- a CDS encoding AarF/ABC1/UbiB kinase family protein, whose translation MFARITQTSSRQRDIAEVVLRNGWDYMRRLLTGGKANEPDLPTPAVLRNILTELGPVYVKLGQLLSTRPDILSADYIDALSDLQANVPPVAWSEVEGVLRQQLGQPINSVFAQVDPQPVAAGSIAQTHQAILADGRTVALKIQRPGIDEVIEQDISLIKGLAELVALTDFGKDYDLVALAEEFTDALRAELDFTSEAAYTDQLRRNLSQSKWFDPDRLVVPKINWELTSEKLLVMEWLDGEALLKATLQTAKNNGDSQIERQAVTTILFRAFFQQIFIDGFFHADPHPGNVFYLKDGRLALLDCGMMGRLDPRTQRLLTEMVLAIVDLDAQRCCQLTLEMSESSQIVSPARLESDYTRLLRKYYNLSLSQLNFSHVFYEVLEVARENRVKLPGNLGLYAKCLANLEGVARQFNPEVNLLDEIRPLMTDLFQRQLVGDNPTQTLLRTALDVKSLSLQTPRKLEMLLDRMTSETLRWNLTLRDIDGLRRSLDDSANRLSFSILVGSLVIGAATIASKDQTSQLYLVSTILFSVASLLGLWLIISILRSGRLR comes from the coding sequence GTGTTTGCCCGCATTACCCAAACCAGCTCCCGTCAGCGTGACATCGCCGAAGTCGTCCTGCGCAACGGCTGGGACTACATGCGGCGCCTCCTCACCGGCGGTAAAGCCAACGAGCCAGACCTGCCCACTCCGGCCGTCTTGCGCAATATCTTGACCGAGCTCGGCCCCGTCTACGTCAAGCTGGGCCAGCTCCTGAGCACCCGCCCCGACATTCTCTCGGCGGACTACATCGACGCCCTGAGCGATCTCCAGGCCAATGTCCCGCCGGTCGCCTGGAGCGAGGTCGAAGGGGTCCTGCGGCAGCAGCTCGGTCAGCCCATCAACAGCGTCTTTGCCCAGGTTGACCCCCAGCCAGTGGCCGCAGGCTCGATCGCCCAAACCCACCAAGCCATCCTGGCGGACGGCCGCACCGTCGCCCTCAAGATCCAGCGTCCCGGCATCGATGAGGTCATCGAGCAAGACATCTCCCTGATCAAAGGACTCGCGGAGCTGGTCGCCCTGACAGACTTTGGCAAAGACTACGACCTGGTGGCGCTGGCAGAGGAGTTTACCGACGCGCTGCGGGCCGAGCTGGACTTCACCAGTGAGGCAGCCTACACCGACCAGCTGCGCCGCAATCTCTCCCAGTCAAAATGGTTCGATCCCGATCGCCTGGTCGTCCCCAAAATCAACTGGGAGCTGACCAGCGAAAAACTGCTGGTGATGGAGTGGCTGGACGGCGAAGCCCTGCTCAAAGCCACGCTGCAAACCGCCAAAAACAACGGCGACAGCCAAATTGAGCGGCAAGCGGTGACCACGATTCTCTTTCGGGCCTTTTTTCAGCAGATCTTCATTGACGGCTTTTTTCACGCCGACCCCCATCCCGGCAACGTGTTTTACCTCAAGGATGGCCGGCTCGCGCTCCTCGACTGCGGCATGATGGGCCGCCTCGATCCGCGAACCCAGCGCCTCCTGACAGAAATGGTGCTGGCTATTGTCGACCTGGACGCCCAGCGGTGCTGTCAGCTCACCCTAGAAATGTCGGAGTCAAGCCAGATCGTCAGTCCGGCGCGCCTGGAGAGCGACTATACGCGCCTGCTACGCAAGTACTACAACCTCAGCTTGTCCCAGCTCAACTTCAGCCACGTATTTTATGAAGTGCTGGAGGTGGCGCGGGAGAACCGCGTGAAGCTGCCGGGAAATCTGGGGCTCTATGCGAAGTGTCTGGCCAATCTGGAGGGCGTCGCGCGCCAGTTCAATCCGGAGGTGAATCTCCTGGACGAAATCCGGCCGCTGATGACGGATCTTTTTCAGCGACAGCTTGTGGGGGACAACCCGACCCAGACCCTGCTGCGGACGGCCCTGGATGTGAAGAGTCTGTCGCTGCAAACGCCGCGCAAGCTGGAGATGCTGCTCGATCGCATGACCTCGGAAACCCTCCGCTGGAATCTCACGCTCCGAGATATCGACGGTCTCCGCCGCAGCCTAGATGACTCTGCGAATCGTCTCTCGTTCAGCATTTTGGTGGGGTCTCTGGTGATCGGTGCAGCCACGATCGCCAGCAAGGACCAAACCAGCCAGCTCTATCTCGTCAGCACGATTCTCTTTAGCGTTGCCAGTCTCCTCGGCCTCTGGCTGATCATCAGCATCCTGCGATCGGGCCGCCTGCGCTAG
- the thrB gene encoding homoserine kinase, with product MAPRLILYICWVDIVNTAASLSSTTVVVPGTTANLGPGFDCLGAALTVHNQFGFRLQETSDSAVTITVSGTEADRVNVDANNLVYQAFVKVFQFLGHAVPPVAIDIELGVPLARGLGSSATAIVGGLMGANSLAGEPLSEAQLMELAIAMEGHPDNVVPALIGGCRLAASRTDDSWEICEIDWHSDIVPVVAIPNFELSTEEARRVLPSSYSRADAVFNVAHLGLLVRGLESGRGDWLATALQDRIHQPYRQALIRGFNAVYQSALDSGAYGLVISGAGPTLLALTSAEAAPTVEQAIQTAWAEQGIEAEVRSLAVDQQGARLV from the coding sequence ATCGCCCCCCGGCTTATCCTCTATATTTGTTGGGTCGATATTGTGAATACGGCTGCCTCTCTCTCATCTACAACCGTCGTCGTACCGGGCACTACGGCCAACCTTGGCCCTGGCTTTGACTGTCTCGGCGCGGCCCTGACGGTGCACAATCAGTTTGGCTTTCGGTTGCAGGAGACCAGCGACAGCGCGGTCACCATTACAGTGAGCGGCACCGAAGCCGATCGCGTGAATGTCGATGCCAACAACTTGGTCTACCAGGCCTTCGTCAAAGTCTTCCAGTTTTTGGGTCATGCGGTGCCGCCAGTGGCGATCGACATTGAGCTGGGCGTTCCGCTGGCCCGGGGCCTGGGCAGCTCGGCGACGGCGATCGTGGGGGGCCTGATGGGGGCCAATTCCCTGGCCGGGGAGCCGCTGAGCGAGGCTCAGCTCATGGAGTTGGCGATCGCCATGGAGGGGCATCCTGACAACGTGGTGCCTGCGCTGATCGGTGGGTGCCGGTTGGCGGCCTCGCGCACCGATGACTCCTGGGAAATCTGCGAGATCGACTGGCACTCGGACATTGTGCCTGTAGTAGCCATTCCCAACTTTGAGCTGTCCACGGAGGAGGCGCGGCGCGTCCTGCCCAGCAGCTACAGCCGAGCGGATGCGGTGTTTAATGTGGCCCACCTGGGTCTGCTGGTGCGCGGCCTGGAGAGCGGGCGGGGCGACTGGCTGGCGACGGCGCTGCAAGACCGGATTCATCAGCCCTACCGGCAAGCTTTGATTCGTGGCTTCAACGCGGTGTACCAGAGCGCGCTGGATTCTGGCGCTTACGGCTTGGTGATCAGCGGCGCGGGACCGACCCTGCTGGCGCTGACCAGCGCAGAGGCAGCCCCCACGGTGGAGCAGGCCATCCAGACCGCCTGGGCGGAGCAAGGGATCGAAGCCGAGGTGCGATCGCTCGCTGTGGATCAGCAGGGGGCGCGGCTCGTCTAG
- a CDS encoding mannose-1-phosphate guanylyltransferase produces the protein MTSPLIPVILAGGKGERFWPLSRRDRPKQFLSLDGSGTSLLQATAQRLLATANGWDNLWVITASHLESGIQTQLPELPPANLLVEPEGRDTAPAVAWTTLEVAKRYGEDAIVGFFPADHWISDEATFQRTLAAAAELAQHQDAIVTLGVQPAYAATGYGYIEAGEAAGTYQDLPAYRVSRFTEKPDVATAEQFLASGRFSWNSGIFIFRAGVALRELRAHAPQILEPLAAAGAQAYSNVPKTSIDYALMEKTGQAYVLPVAFGWDDLGDWNALERLVQADQPNVELAAHIGMDTEGTILYSENPEDLIVTIGLEDTVVVRDGNVTLIVRKDRTQDIKKVLKEIQADPRFRDRL, from the coding sequence ATGACCAGCCCTTTGATTCCCGTTATCCTGGCCGGTGGTAAGGGGGAGCGGTTTTGGCCCCTGAGCCGCCGCGATCGCCCCAAGCAGTTTCTCAGCCTCGACGGCAGCGGCACCAGCCTCTTGCAGGCCACCGCCCAGCGCCTCTTGGCCACCGCGAATGGCTGGGATAACTTGTGGGTGATCACCGCCTCCCATTTGGAAAGCGGGATTCAAACCCAGCTGCCAGAGCTGCCCCCAGCTAACCTACTCGTGGAGCCCGAGGGCCGCGACACCGCCCCCGCCGTCGCCTGGACCACCCTAGAGGTCGCCAAGCGCTACGGCGAAGACGCCATTGTCGGCTTCTTTCCGGCGGACCACTGGATCAGTGATGAAGCAACGTTTCAGCGCACCCTGGCCGCCGCCGCCGAGCTGGCCCAGCACCAAGACGCCATCGTGACCCTGGGCGTCCAGCCCGCCTACGCGGCCACGGGCTACGGCTACATCGAAGCGGGCGAAGCCGCAGGCACCTACCAAGATCTGCCGGCCTACCGCGTGAGCCGCTTCACCGAGAAGCCCGACGTGGCCACCGCTGAGCAATTTTTGGCCAGCGGCCGCTTTAGCTGGAACAGCGGCATTTTCATTTTCCGGGCGGGCGTGGCGCTGCGAGAGCTGCGCGCCCACGCCCCGCAGATCCTCGAGCCCCTGGCCGCGGCCGGTGCCCAGGCCTACAGCAACGTGCCCAAGACCAGCATCGACTACGCCTTGATGGAGAAGACGGGTCAGGCCTACGTGCTGCCGGTGGCGTTTGGCTGGGATGACCTAGGAGACTGGAACGCCCTGGAGCGGCTGGTTCAGGCCGACCAGCCCAATGTGGAGCTGGCCGCTCACATCGGCATGGATACCGAGGGCACCATTCTATATTCCGAAAACCCAGAAGATTTAATTGTCACCATTGGCCTGGAAGACACGGTGGTGGTGCGCGATGGCAATGTGACGCTGATCGTGCGCAAGGACCGCACCCAGGACATCAAAAAGGTGCTCAAGGAAATCCAGGCAGATCCGCGATTCCGCGATCGCCTCTAG
- a CDS encoding M28 family peptidase, with amino-acid sequence MLPTRVMGVWIRALLLMLLTVGVVVACQPRDLLRLGDGLAPRPLPTEAPSPTPRSPAIAPVPAAEPTPTPIPQVVGDRLWQDLEALSFERFSVADRDRAQAYITQQLQAAGWTVTPQPFDDGAGVNLLAERPGAAPTADTLLLGAHYDTVADSPGSDDNATGLAVLLEAARLLGDRPTVRGLKLAFFDLEEAGLRGSLAMAAEDGLIADLAGAVVLDMVGYACREPDCQTYPENLPIQPPSNTGDFVAVVGDIEHPGLLTAFQEARQSDSPGVFTLPVPFKGLLTPDTMRSDHAPFWYRGLGAVLVTDTANLRNPHYHTRSDRPETLDRDFFIGTAQIVVNAVTSILDSAEPLGVPGPALPPSG; translated from the coding sequence ATGCTGCCGACCAGAGTGATGGGTGTGTGGATTCGTGCGCTGCTGCTAATGCTGCTGACGGTGGGGGTCGTGGTGGCCTGCCAGCCTCGAGATTTGTTGCGCTTGGGCGATGGGCTAGCGCCGCGGCCCTTGCCCACGGAGGCCCCGTCACCGACGCCGCGATCGCCCGCGATCGCCCCCGTCCCTGCTGCTGAACCAACCCCAACACCAATACCCCAAGTCGTGGGCGATCGCCTCTGGCAAGACCTCGAAGCCCTGAGCTTTGAGCGCTTTTCGGTGGCCGATCGCGATCGCGCCCAAGCCTACATCACCCAGCAGCTCCAGGCCGCAGGCTGGACCGTCACGCCCCAGCCCTTTGACGACGGGGCCGGGGTGAATCTGCTGGCGGAGCGCCCGGGGGCCGCGCCCACCGCTGACACCCTGCTGCTGGGGGCCCACTATGACACCGTGGCGGACTCTCCAGGCTCCGACGACAACGCCACCGGGCTGGCGGTCTTGCTAGAAGCGGCCCGCCTGCTGGGCGATCGCCCCACGGTTCGGGGGCTCAAGCTGGCCTTTTTTGACCTCGAAGAAGCGGGCTTGCGGGGCAGTTTGGCCATGGCCGCTGAAGATGGGCTGATCGCCGACTTGGCCGGAGCGGTGGTCCTCGACATGGTCGGCTACGCCTGCCGCGAGCCCGACTGCCAAACCTATCCCGAGAACCTGCCCATCCAGCCGCCCAGCAACACCGGCGACTTTGTGGCCGTGGTGGGCGACATCGAGCATCCCGGCCTGCTGACCGCGTTTCAGGAGGCCCGCCAGAGCGACTCCCCCGGCGTGTTCACTTTGCCCGTACCCTTCAAAGGGCTGCTCACCCCCGACACCATGCGCAGCGACCACGCGCCCTTTTGGTATCGGGGGCTCGGAGCGGTTTTGGTGACGGACACGGCCAATCTGCGCAACCCCCACTACCACACGAGGAGCGATCGCCCTGAGACCCTCGATCGGGATTTTTTCATTGGGACGGCCCAGATTGTTGTCAACGCCGTGACGTCCATCCTCGATAGCGCCGAGCCCCTGGGTGTGCCGGGGCCTGCATTGCCGCCCTCAGGCTAG